The sequence below is a genomic window from Gemmatimonadota bacterium.
GCGCTGTTGCAGAACTCAGTCAAACGGTACTGCTTCGTGTCGACCCGGTCGGTGTACTTCGACACCAGCCGGGTGCCGATGACCATCGACGCGCCCGTCTGCACGCCCGAGAACACCCCGGTGGAGGCGGGCAAGCCGCTCCCCTACTGTCTGGCCAAAGCCCTCTCGGAAAACCTCGTCCGGAAGTACTTCGGCGACCGGACGCTGATCGTCCGGCCGTCTCTGGTCGTTGGCCCGGGCGACCTGACCGACCGGTTTACCTATTGGCCGGTCCGGATCGAGCGGGGCGGGGAAATCCTCGCGCCCGGCGACGGGAACGACTACGTCCAGATCATCGATGCCCGGGATTTGGCGGAGTGGATGATTCGGCTGGGGGAAATGGGCACCACCGGGACCTATAACGCATTGGGCCCGAAGACGCCCCGGCTCTTTTCCGAGGTCCTTCACGGCATCAAGGCGGTGACTACCTCCGACGCGACCTTCACTTGGGTTGACGCCGACTTCCTCGAGAAGCACCAGGTGCGCCCCTACCAGGAAATGCCGGTCTGGATGCCGTCGAAAGGCGCCCGGGCCGGGTTCGGGCGGTTCGACATCAGCCGTGAGGTGGCCCTCGGTCTGACCTTCCGCTCCCTGGCGGCCACCACCCGGGACACCCTCGACTACTACCACGCCCAGCCCGCCGACCGCCAAGAGAAGCTCAAAGCCGGCATCACCCCGGCCCGGGAAGCCGAAGTCCTCCAAGCCTGGAAAACCCGGCCCTAACCCTCCGCCGAGCGCCGAGTGCCGAGTGCCGAGCCCGTCCCCTTGCCTCCCGGCCCCTCGTGCCCTATACTTAGGGGCTACAAGCACTTACGCAATTACACCAAGCCAGAGAGCAGCCGAGGAAAGCAGAATGGGGTACGACAAGCAGGGCATCATGACGAAGCACCGCCAACACGAAACCGACACTGGGTCGGCCAAGGTCCAGGTGGCCCTTCTCACCGAGCGCATCAACTCTCTCACGGATCACTTCCGGGCCCACGCCAAAGACCATCACGGTCGGCGGGGTCTGCTCAAGATGGTCGGTCAGCGGCGGCGTCTCTTGACGTACCTTCGCAACACCGACTTGGTGACCTACCGAGCGCTCATTCAAGATCTCGGGCTCCGACACTAAGCATCCATCACGACACGGGGGCGTCCACGACGATTCGGGACGCCCTTGGTGTATTGGTGGGTGCTCAGGGTGGACGTCCGTCCATCCTGATCACTGACGAGGAATATCGCTGTGCATCGCATTGAAACGACGTTCGCCGGCCGGCGTCTCATTCTCGAGACGGGCCGCCTAGCCAAGCAAGCCGCAGGATCAGTACTGGTTCAGTTCGGGGACACGGTGGTACTCGCCTCCGTCACGGTCAGCCCG
It includes:
- a CDS encoding NAD-dependent epimerase/dehydratase family protein; this encodes MTHTRRDFVRIAAGAGILGAGILIPRFRRAPLKILILGGTGFIGPYQVQYALDRGHTVTLFNRGRTNPGLFPTVEKLIGDRATDLKSLEGRQWDLVIDNSATDPLWVERSVALLQNSVKRYCFVSTRSVYFDTSRVPMTIDAPVCTPENTPVEAGKPLPYCLAKALSENLVRKYFGDRTLIVRPSLVVGPGDLTDRFTYWPVRIERGGEILAPGDGNDYVQIIDARDLAEWMIRLGEMGTTGTYNALGPKTPRLFSEVLHGIKAVTTSDATFTWVDADFLEKHQVRPYQEMPVWMPSKGARAGFGRFDISREVALGLTFRSLAATTRDTLDYYHAQPADRQEKLKAGITPAREAEVLQAWKTRP
- the rpsO gene encoding 30S ribosomal protein S15; its protein translation is MGYDKQGIMTKHRQHETDTGSAKVQVALLTERINSLTDHFRAHAKDHHGRRGLLKMVGQRRRLLTYLRNTDLVTYRALIQDLGLRH